A window of Synechococcus sp. WH 8109 genomic DNA:
CCCCCCTGGCCGAACTGTTAATCGACAAAGCAGCCATCCGTGCCTTGTCGCGGGGCCTTGGTTTTCCCTGGTGGGATAAACCGGCGCAGCCCTGCCTGGCCTCCCGCTTCCCCTATGGCGAAAGTATCAGCGCCGAGCGGTTGAAGCGGGTGGGTCAGGCGGAAGCCTGGTTGATCGCTAGGGGCTTCAGCACCGTTCGTGTGCGGTCACACGGGTTGGCAGCACGGATTGAGGTTCCCCGTGAGCAGATCCGCGCTGTGCTCTTGCTTGCGGAGAGTGAACCTCTAGTGGAGGCCTTTCGCTGCCTTGGTTTCACCTCCGTCAACCTGGATCTTGAAGGTCTGGTCAGCGGCAAATTGAACCGCCGCTGATCTCGCCTGGGCCGGTTCAGTTAGGGCGCTGGCTTGGCGTTTCCACAGGTTCTCTCACCCCGGTGGCAATGGCCGCAGGTGTTTCACGAAGAAAGCTTTTCAGCGCGTGCCGTTTCGCTTGAAGCTCACTGCAGAGAATGGCGCAGGCCTGTTCCGGCATGGTGTGGTCACCACAGGTGAAAACATCAACAGCGGCGTAGCCGGATTCCGGCCAGGTGTGGATGGAAATGTGGGATTCCGCCAGCAGGGCCAGGCCTGTGACGCCCTGGGGTTGAAATTGATGGGTGATCAGGTTCAGCAGCGTCGCACCAGCACCTTTGGCTGCTGAGGTGATCGTTGTGCGGATGAATGCTTCGTCGTCGAGCCGGCTCGGGTCGCAGTCGTAGAGCTCGAGAATGCAGTGTTTGCCGACCATGTCGGTGGCATGAATCTCAGGTGCCCCCCATCCCGGGTTGGGATGCAGTTCAGAGAGGGTCTGCTCCATCAGGTGATGAGAGAAAAAAGGGTCCGCCACCTTATCTGATCTTCAGGTCGGGTCTCAGGTCTCTTGCTCCGAGAATTTGGGCCTGCTGCTGCCATCCGCCGCCAAAGCCCTCGAGGTGGGTGGCACTCACCAGGCATTGATGCGATTCCCCCACGGCCTCAAGCAGAAGCTGCTGACGGGTTGGATCCAGTTCGGCGAGCACATCATCAAGAAGCAGCAAAGGAGGCTCCCCGCAGAGCTGGGTCACCAGCTCCAGTTCGGCGAGCTTCAGGCCCAGCACCAGCGACCGCTGCTGGCCTGCGGAGCCAAACTGTCGTGCCGGGCTGCCCCCCAGCAGCAGGGCTATCTCATCGCGGTGCGGGCCCACGCGGCAGCTGCCGAGCCGTTCCTCCTCTCCCCGCTGCTGGCGCAGTTGCTCCTCGATGGCGAGTCTCCAGGGTTCTTCGGCATCCTCCCCGTCGAGCTTGCTGCCGGGTTTGTAGTGCAGTTCCAAGGCTTCTGTGCCCCCGCTGAGGTGGGCCTGCCAGCGTTGGGCGATCGGTTCCAACCGATGCAGGGCCCGTTGCCGTCGCCGGTGAATTCGGGTGCTCACCAGCGCCATCTGAACATCAAAGGCATCGAGTAGCGCATGGCGTTCGCCACTGGAGACCTGCCTCTGGCGCCAGAGCTG
This region includes:
- the speD gene encoding adenosylmethionine decarboxylase → MEQTLSELHPNPGWGAPEIHATDMVGKHCILELYDCDPSRLDDEAFIRTTITSAAKGAGATLLNLITHQFQPQGVTGLALLAESHISIHTWPESGYAAVDVFTCGDHTMPEQACAILCSELQAKRHALKSFLRETPAAIATGVREPVETPSQRPN
- the recF gene encoding DNA replication/repair protein RecF, producing the protein MQGFRNHTVLQLELRQPRLLVIGPNGIGKSNLLEAVELLGSLRSHRCSNDRDLIQWDAPEALIRADVGGGDRLELKLRRHGGRQAKRNGKLLDRQLDLIGPLRCIGFSALDLDLVRGEPALRRQWLDRVVLQLEPVYADLMARLNRLLRQRSQLWRQRQVSSGERHALLDAFDVQMALVSTRIHRRRQRALHRLEPIAQRWQAHLSGGTEALELHYKPGSKLDGEDAEEPWRLAIEEQLRQQRGEEERLGSCRVGPHRDEIALLLGGSPARQFGSAGQQRSLVLGLKLAELELVTQLCGEPPLLLLDDVLAELDPTRQQLLLEAVGESHQCLVSATHLEGFGGGWQQQAQILGARDLRPDLKIR